Proteins encoded within one genomic window of Saccharomyces mikatae IFO 1815 strain IFO1815 genome assembly, chromosome: 15:
- the RKI1 gene encoding ribose-5-phosphate isomerase RKI1 (similar to Saccharomyces cerevisiae RKI1 (YOR095C); ancestral locus Anc_2.189) encodes MTACCVPKIDALKTLGNPLEDAKRAAAYRAVDENLKFDDHKIIGIGSGSTVVYVAERIGQYLDDPKFSEVTSKFICIPTGFQSRNLILDNKLQLGSIEQYPRIDIAFDGADEVDEHLQLIKGGGACLFQEKLVSTSAKTFVIVADSRKKSPRHLGKNWRQGVPIEIVPSSYVRVKNDLLEQLHAEKVDIRQGGSAKAGPVVTDNNNFIIDADFGEISEPRKLHRDIKLLVGVVETGLFIDNASKAYFGNSDGTVEVMEK; translated from the coding sequence atgactGCTTGTTGCGTCCCAAAAATTGATGCATTAAAAACTTTAGGTAATCCTTTAGAGGATGCTAAAAGAGCAGCAGCTTACAGAGCTGTTGATGAAAATCTAAAATTTGATGACCACAAAATTATTGGAATTGGTAGTGGTAGCACGGTAGTCTATGTTGCTGAGAGAATTGGACAATATCTGGATGACCCCAAATTTTCTGAAGTAACATCCAAATTCATTTGCATTCCAACAGGATTTCAATCTAGAAACTTAATCTTGGATAACAAATTGCAACTAGGCTCTATTGAACAATATCCTCGCATTGATATAGCCTTTGATGGTGCCGATGAAGTGGATGAACATTTACAATTAATTAAAGGTGGCGGTGCTTGTTTgttccaagaaaaattggttAGTACGAGTGCAAAGACCTTTGTTATCGTCGctgattcaagaaaaaaatcgcCAAGGCATTTAGGTAAAAATTGGAGACAAGGGGTCCCCATCGAAATCGTGCCTTCCTCATACGTCAGAGTAAAGAACGATCTATTAGAACAATTGCATGCAGAAAAAGTTGATATCAGACAAGGAGGATCTGCTAAAGCAGGTCCAGTCGTAACTGACAATaacaatttcattattgatgCAGATTTCGGCGAAATTTCCGAGCCAAGAAAATTGCATAGAGATATTAAATTGTTAGTTGGTGTAGTGGAAACGGGTTTATTCATTGACAACGCCTCAAAAGCTTATTTCGGTAATTCTGATGGTACTGTTGAAGTTATGGAAAAGtga
- the ARF3 gene encoding Arf family GTPase ARF3 (similar to Saccharomyces cerevisiae ARF3 (YOR094W); ancestral locus Anc_2.190) yields the protein MGSSISKVLGKLFGSKEMKILMLGLDKAGKTTILYKLKLNKIKTSTPTVGFNVETVTYKNVKFNMWDVGGQQRLRPLWRHYFPATTALIFVIDSSARNRMEEAKEELYSIIGEKEMENVVLLVWANKQDLKDAMKPQEVSDFLELVKNLKNQPWCVIGSNALSGQGLVEGLSWISNNTNVPKK from the coding sequence ATGGGTAGTTCAATATCGAAGGTTTTGGGAAAGTTATTCGGTTctaaagaaatgaaaattttgatgcTAGGACTCGACAAGGCTGGTAAGACAACTATATTATACAAACtaaaattaaataaaataaagacATCTACCCCTACCGTGGGGTTTAACGTCGAAACCGTTACCTACAAGAACGTGAAATTTAACATGTGGGATGTAGGAGGGCAACAACGATTGAGACCTCTTTGGAGGCATTATTTCCCTGCTACCACAGCACTTATATTTGTGATAGATTCCAGCGCGAGAAACCGTATGGAAGAGGCCAAAGAAGAGCTATATAGTATTATAGGCGAGAAAGAGATGGAAAATGTAGTACTGCTGGTATGGGCAAACAAACAAGATCTGAAAGATGCAATGAAGCCTCAAGAGGTTTCTGATTTTCTGGAATTGgtaaaaaacttgaaaaaccAACCTTGGTGTGTCATTGGCAGTAATGCCTTATCTGGACAGGGTCTTGTTGAAGGGTTATCCTGGATTTCGAATAACACAAACGtcccaaaaaaataa
- the RPS7A gene encoding 40S ribosomal protein eS7 (similar to Saccharomyces cerevisiae RPS7B (YNL096C) and RPS7A (YOR096W); ancestral locus Anc_2.188): MSAPQAKILSQAPTELELQVAQAFVELENSSPELKAELRPLQFKSIREIDVAGGKKALAIFVPVPSLAGFHKVQTKLTRELEKKFQDRHVIFLAERRILPKPSRTSRQVQKRPRSRTLTAVHDKILEDLVFPTEIVGKRVRYLVGGNKIQKVLLDSKDVQQIDYKLESFQAVYNKLTGKQIVFEIPSETH; encoded by the exons ATGTCTGCTCCACAAGCCAAGATTTTGTCTCAAGCTCCAACTGAATTGGAATTACAAGTTGCTCAAGCTTTTGttgaattggaaaattctTCTCCAGAATTGAAAGCTGAATTGAGACCTTTGCAATTCAAGTCCATCAGAGAA ATCGACGTTGCTGGTGGTAAGAAAGCTTTGGCTATTTTCGTTCCAGTCCCATCTTTGGCTGGTTTCCACAAGGTTCAAACCAAATTGACTCGtgaattggaaaagaaattccaAGACCGTCATGTCATTTTCTTGGctgaaagaagaatcttGCCAAAGCCATCTAGAACATCTAGACAAGTTCAAAAGAGACCAAGATCCAGAACTTTGACTGCTGTTCATGACAAAATCTTGGAAGACTTAGTCTTCCCAACTGAAATTGTTGGTAAGAGAGTTAGATATTTGGTTGGTGGTAACAAGATCCAAAAGGTCTTGTTAGACTCCAAGGATGTCCAACAAATCGACTACAAATTGGAATCTTTCCAAGCTGTTTACAACAAGTTGACTGGTAAGCAAATTGTTTTCGAAATTCCAAGTGAAACTCATTAA
- the CMR2 gene encoding Cmr2p (similar to Saccharomyces cerevisiae YOR093C; ancestral locus Anc_2.191) — protein sequence MDFSIPPTLPLDLQSRLNELIQDYKDENLTRKGYETKRKQLLDNFEISQMRPYTPLRSPNSRKLKRLHKRNTSLASSITSMPNSIDRRHSIYRVTTINSNSAHNTPTRRSKRYAASLQSSLQGSTDENVSAKDAVYNPMIPLLPRHLERENTAGGDTTMTDSLPLILRGRFEHYDGQTAMISINAKGKETFITWDKLYLKAERVAHELNKSHLYKMDKILLWYNKNDVIEFTIALLGCFISGMAAVPVSFETYSLREILEIIKVTNSKFVLISNACHKQLDNLYSSSNHSKVKLVKNDVFQQIKFVRTDDLGTYTKARKASPTFDIPNISYIEFTRTPLGRLSGVVMKHNILINQFETMTKILNSRSMPHWKQKSQSIRKPFHKKVMATNSRFVILNSLDPTRSTGLIMGVLFNLFTGNLMISIDSTILQRPGGYENIIDKFRADILLNDQLQLKQVVINYLENPESAFSKKHKIDFSCIKSCLTSCTTIDTDVTEMVVHKWLKNLGCIDAPFCYSPMLTLLDFGGIFISIRDQLGNLENFPIHNSKLRLQNELFINREKLKLNEVECSITAMINSSSSFKDYLKLETFGFPVPDVMLCVVNPDTNTLVQDLTVGEIWISSNHITDEFYQMDKVNEFVFKAKLNYPEMFAWAKYEMPNSESQAVTEQLDTILNICPANTYFMRTKLMGFVHNGKIYVLSLIEDMFLQNRLIRLPNWAHTSNLLYVKKGNRPPQFTSNSRADSAKTTDITSLSGEVLPGYKRVVESHYLQQITETVVRTVNTVFEVAAFELQHHKEEHFLVLVVESSLAKMEEESKNVETADNALIAFTEKQKSKLETKMNDLIDQIFRILWIFHKIQPMCVLVVPRDTLPRRYCSLELANSTVEKKFLNNDLSAHFVKFQFDNVILDFLPHSAYYNESILSEHLSKLRKMALQEEYTIIESNYRNGGPVKSKLALQCSGVDYRDESVDTRSHTKLTDFKSILEILEWRVSNYGNETAFSDGTNTNLANSSASNDNNVHKKASWANFGKIVAGFLKKIVGSKIPLKHGDAVIIMCENSVEYVAMIMACLYCNLLVIPLPSVKELTIEEDLKFLVNIIQSYKVKRLFIDAKMHNLLDNNNVVNKCFKRYKSLIPKITVFSKVKAKNALTISMFKNVLKQKFGAKPGTKINMTPCVIWINTEYDVTSNVHVTMTHSSLLNASKIIKETLQLRNNSPLFSICSHACGMGFLFSCLLGIYTGASTCLFGLTDVLNDPKEFLIGLQNLNVKDLYLNIETLYSLLDRASNLIEGFKNKKDSVGSGKNNTSGSIREDVFKGVRNIMIPFRNRPRIYTIDNILKRYSTISLSSTQISYVYQHHFNPIISLRSYLDIPPVDLYLDPVSLREGIIREVNPNDVTISGANYIKIQDSGVVPVCTDVSVVNPETLLPCVDGEFGEIWCCSEANAFDYFVCNSSKNKLYKDPFITEQFKSKMKSEVNNTLSYLRTGDLGFIKNVSCTNSQGEAINLNLLFVLGSIHESIEVLGLTHFVSDLERTVKDVNGDIGSCLISKAGGLLVCLIRCKERHNPILGNLTTLVVSELLNKHGVILDLCAFVKTKGIGPKNSNLIMEVWTKNRASIMQAWFDQKIQIEAQFGINYGENISIYLLSDYEKDNI from the coding sequence ATGGATTTTTCTATTCCTCCCACCTTACCGCTAGATCTGCAAAGTCGATTAAATGAATTGATTCAAGATTATAAGGACGAAAACCTAACAAGAAAGGGTTatgaaacaaaaagaaagcaattGCTagataattttgaaatctcACAAATGAGGCCTTATACACCCCTTCGATCTCCAAATTCGAGAAAATTGAAACGTTTGCATAAGAGAAATACGAGTTTGGCGTCATCCATCACATCGATGCCTAATTCTATTGACAGGCGCCATTCTATCTATCGTGTTACAACCATAAACTCAAATTCTGCGCATAATACACCCACAAGACGCAGTAAAAGATATGCTGCTTCTTTGCAATCCTCATTGCAAGGCTCTACTGATGAAAATGTGTCAGCGAAGGATGCAGTTTATAACCCTATGATACCGTTACTACCAAGACATCTTGAACGTGAAAATACAGCTGGTGGAGATACAACAATGACAGATTCTTTGCCGCTGATTTTGAGGGGACGCTTTGAGCACTATGATGGTCAAACAGCAATGATCAGCATAAATGCTAAGGGTAAAGAAACGTTCATCACATGGGATAAACTTTATTTAAAGGCAGAAAGGGTGGCACATGAACTGAACAAGAGTCACCTCTACAAAATGGACAAGATCTTACTATGGTATAACAAAAATGATGTCATTGAATTTACTATTGCGTTATTAGGTTGTTTTATTTCTGGGATGGCCGCTGTACCGGTGTCATTCGAAACCTATTCTTTGCGTGAGATTCTTGAGATTATCAAGGTAACAAATTCTAAATTcgttttgatttcaaacGCATGCCATAAGCAACTAGATAATCTATACTCCTCATCAAATCATTCAAAGGTAAAACTGGTCAAGAACGACGTTTTTCAGCAAATCAAATTTGTTAGAACAGATGACCTAGGAACATACACAAAAGCAAGAAAGGCCTCGCCAACTTTTGATATACCGAATATTTCATATATAGAATTTACTAGAACACCATTGGGTCGTTTGTCTGGCGTCGTCATGAAGCATAACATCTTAATAAACCAATTTGAAACGAtgacaaaaattttaaactCGCGATCAATGCCTCACtggaaacaaaaatctcaaaGTATCAGGAAGCCGTTTCACAAAAAAGTTATGGCTACGAATTCAAGGTTCGTCATTTTAAACAGTCTGGATCCTACCAGGTCCACTGGTTTAATCATGGGTGTccttttcaatcttttcaCAGGGAATCTTATGATCTCTATTGACAGTACCATATTACAGCGACCTGGAGGATACGAAAATATCATCGATAAATTTAGAGCtgatattttattgaatgaTCAGTTGCAGCTAAAACAGGTTGTAATTAATTATTTGGAAAATCCAGAATCTgccttttccaaaaagcATAAAATAGACTTTAGCTGCATCAAGTCATGTTTAACCTCGTGTACTACCATAGATACGGATGTAACCGAGATGGTTGTTCACAAATGGTTGAAGAATTTGGGATGTATTGATGCCCCATTTTGTTATTCGCCTATGTTAACATTATTAGACTTCGGCGGTATCTTCATATCTATTAGAGATCAATTAGGGAATTTAGAGAACTTTCCGATTCACAATTCAAAACTAAGGCTGCAAAATGAACTGTTTATAAACcgtgaaaaattaaagcTTAATGAGGTTGAATGTAGTATAACCGCCATGATTAACTCCTCAAGTTCCTTTAAAGATTACCTTAAATTGGAGACATTTGGCTTCCCTGTTCCTGACGTTATGTTATGTGTGGTTAATCCTGACACGAATACGCTGGTGCAGGATCTGACTGTAGGTGAAATATGGATTTCTTCTAATCATATTACAGATGAGTTCTATCAAATGGATAAGGTGAACGAATTTGTATTTAAGGCAAAGTTAAATTATCCGGAAATGTTTGCCTGGGCAAAGTATGAAATGCCTAACAGTGAATCACAAGCTGTTACTGAACAATTGGACACCATTCTAAACATTTGTCCTGCCAATACCTACTTCATGAGAACCAAACTGATGGGTTTCGTTCATAACGGGAAGATTTATGTTCTTTCACTTATAGAAGATATGTTTCTACAGAATAGATTGATTAGGTTACCGAATTGGGCTCATACATCGAACCTTTTATATGTCAAAAAAGGCAATCGACCACCTCAATTCACAAGTAACAGCAGGGCAGATAGTGCTAAAACTACTGATATCACGAGCTTGAGTGGTGAAGTACTCCCTGGGTATAAAAGGGTTGTTGAGTCTCACTATTTACAACAAATCACTGAGACTGTAGTGAGGACTGTAAACACTGTTTTTGAGGTTGCGGCATTTGAATTGCAACATCATAAAGAAGAGCACTTTTTAGTTCTGGTGGTCGAAAGTTCGTTGgcaaaaatggaagaagaaagtaaaaatgtCGAAACAGCAGATAATGCTCTGATAGCGTTTACCGAAAAGCAGAAATCCAAACTGGAAACGAAAATGAATGATCTAATTGACCAAATTTTCAGAATTCTTTGGATTTTCCATAAAATCCAGCCGATGTGTGTTTTAGTTGTACCAAGAGACACTTTACCTAGGCGATATTGTTCCTTGGAATTAGCCAATAGTACtgtagaaaaaaagtttttgaacAATGATCTCAGTGCACACTttgtaaagtttcaatTTGACAACGTTATACTTGATTTTTTACCTCATTCAGCTTACTACAATGAAAGTATATTATCTGAGCACCTATCCAAATTGAGAAAGATGGCTTTGCAAGAAGAATACACCATTATTGAATCAAACTACCGTAATGGTGGTCCCGTTAAATCAAAACTAGCTCTTCAATGCAGTGGTGTCGATTACAGGGATGAGTCTGTTGACACCCGGAGTCACACCAAACTCACAGACTTCAAGTCGATTTTGGAGATTTTGGAATGGAGGGTTTCTAATTATGGGAATGAAACGGCATTCAGTGATGGTACAAATACAAATCTGGCCAATTCCTCTGCTTCCAACGATAACAACGTTCACAAAAAGGCATCGTGGGCGAACTTTGGTAAAATTGTTGCAggttttttaaaaaaaattgtcgGGTCTAAAATTCCATTAAAGCATGGTGATGCTGTTATAATTATGTGTGAAAATTCCGTCGAATATGTGGCCATGATCATGGCATGCTTGTATTGTAATCTGTTGGTGATTCCTCTACCAAGCGTTAAGGAGCTCACTATAGAGGAGGatctgaaatttttggttaatattattcaaagttACAAAGTAAAAAGGCTATTTATTGATGCCAAAATGCATAATTTATTAGACAATAACAATGTCGTAAATAAATGTTTTAAGAGATACAAGAGCTTAATACCCAAGATAACAGTTTTCTCCAAAGTCAAAGCAAAGAACGCATTAACAATATCTATGTTCAAGAATGTcttaaaacaaaaatttggGGCCAAACCAGGTACCAAGATTAATATGACACCTTGTGTTATATGGATAAACACAGAATATGACGTGACATCTAATGTTCATGTAACTATGACacattcttctttgctcAATGCAAGCAAGATAATCAAAGAAACCTTGCAGTTAAGAAATAATAGTccacttttttccatatGCTCTCATGCATGTGGGATGGGGTTTTTGTTCAGTTGTTTGCTGGGAATTTATACGGGTGCATCAACATGTTTATTCGGCCTTACTGACGTTCTGAATGACCCTAAGGAGTTCCTAATTGGTCTCCAAAATTTAAACGTGAAGGACTTGTACTTGAATATCGAAACCTTATATTCTCTGCTGGATAGGGCCTCTAATTTAATAGAAggattcaaaaataaaaaggataGCGTAGGCTCTGGTAAAAACAATACCTCTGGATCAATCAGAGAAGACGTTTTTAAAGGTGTTAGAAATATTATGATTCCTTTCCGCAATAGACCGAGGATTTATACGATTGATAATATTCTAAAACGGTATTCAACTATTTCCTTATCATCTACGCAAATAAGTTATGTCTATCAACATCATTTTAATCCCATTATATCACTAAGATCATATCTAGATATTCCACCTGTTGACCTATATTTAGACCCCGTTTCACTAAGGGAAGGTATAATTAGAGAAGTTAACCCCAATGACGTGACTATAAGTGGTGCAAATTATATCAAGATTCAAGACTCCGGTGTTGTTCCAGTGTGCACTGACGTTTCGGTTGTTAATCCAGAGACGCTGCTACCATGTGTTGATGGAGAGTTTGGAGAGATTTGGTGCTGTTCGGAAGCTAATGCATTTGACTATTTTGTTTGTAACAGTTCTAAGAATAAGTTGTACAAGGATCCATTCATCACAGAACAATTCAAGAGTAAGATGAAGAGTGAAGTGAACAATACGTTAAGCTATTTGCGGACTGGTGATCTGggttttatcaaaaatgttAGTTGCACTAATTCTCAGGGAGAGGCCATTAATTTGAACTTGCTCTTTGTTTTGGGAAGTATTCATGAGTCCATTGAAGTTTTAGGATTGACACATTTTGTTAGTGATTTGGAAAGAACTGTTAAAGATGTGAATGGTGATATTGGTAGTTGTTTAATTTCTAAGGCAGGTGGATTATTAGTGTGTCTGATTAGGTGCAAAGAACGTCATAATCCCATATTGGGAAACCTGACAACATTAGTTGTTTCAGAATTATTAAATAAGCATGGTGTAATTTTGGATTTATGCGCTTTTGTGAAGACCAAAGGTATAGGTCCAAAAAACTCCAATCTGATAATGGAGGTTTGGACAAAAAACAGAGCGTCAATTATGCAAGCTTGGTTTGATCAAAAGATTCAAATAGAAGCACAATTTGGTATAAACTATGgtgaaaatatttcaatatACTTACTATCAGATTACGAAAAGGACAATATATAA